A genomic stretch from Thalassophryne amazonica chromosome 18, fThaAma1.1, whole genome shotgun sequence includes:
- the LOC117530646 gene encoding SRC kinase signaling inhibitor 1-like codes for MPPPSSAVNQPVTVSRLQMQLHLQGLQQNTNALRKQLSQLRNMQLENQDSVLSLLRQTESELSLMMLDAMRTQEDPLQRQRLLVEEERLKYLNQEELLIQQLHDLEKSVEELQRNSSINHGLVTEQDVEQKSKELRMLGEMLTDLKICSSVSMSPHGLLLQSQPYSEEKS; via the exons ATGCCGCCGCCGTCCTCCGCGGTCAACCAGCCGGTGACAGTGTCCCGCCTGCAGATGCAACTCCACCTTCAAGGTCTGCAGCAGAACACCAATGCGCTGCGCAAACAACTGTCTCAACTGCGCAACATGCAG CTGGAGAACCAGGACTCAGTGCTGTCTCTGTTGAGGCAGACGGAATCTGAGCTCAGTCTCATGATGTTGGATGCCATGCGCACCCAGGAGGACCCGCTCCAGAGACAGCGCCTCCTAGTGGAGGAGGAGAGACTCAAGTACCTCAACCAGGAGGAACTGCTAATCCAACAGCTGCa tgaccTTGAGAAGTCAGTGGAGGAACTGCAGAGGAACTCGTCCATCAACCACGGTCTGGTGACGGAGCAGGACGTGGAGCAGAAGAGCAAAGAGCTGAGGATGCTGGGAGAGATGCTCACTGATCTGAAAA tttgttcttcggtcagtATGAGTCCTCATGGGCTGCTGCTTCAGTCACAGCCGTATTCAGAGGAAAAAAGCTGA